A window of the Desulforapulum autotrophicum HRM2 genome harbors these coding sequences:
- a CDS encoding S9 family peptidase: MGIRQKINIIFIGLLTLGLLSGCGCLRGETALIPMKSFFKNPEQTGFQLSPDGTSLAFMKPWENRMNVFIKKIGQIGEKRVTRSTARDVAGFFWANNNRIAFLQDRGGNENFHLFAVDIDGSNLKELTPFEDVRVNIVDDLEEIKDEMLIGMNRRDPRVFDVYRINIDTGRMEMIAENPGNIQGWLTDNDGRLRIAMATDGVNQSLLYRETEKEPFKTIVTTNFKEKLSPLFFTYDNRFVYMASNLGRDKTAVYKYDIADNKALELIYEHPDVDVSHLLRSKKRHKITGVAYVTDKRHYHFFDDQRGALQADLEKRLPGYEVNIASSSRDETRILVRTYSDKSLGAYYFYDLITKKFIKIADVSPWLDEKTMCDQKPISYESRDGLTIHGYLTLPKGGAQNLPVVVNPHGGPWARDYWGFNAETQFLANRGYAVLQMNFRGSTGYGKAFWQAGFKKWGKEMQDDISDGVAWLIDQGIADPARIGIYGGSYGGYATLAGMAFTPELYACGVDYVGVSNIFTLLSTLPPYWEPGRQKFYEMIGDPVKDRALLEAISPVFHADKIKAPLLVAQGANDPRVKKAEADQIVNALKKHNIEVHYMLKEDEGHGFHNEENRFDFYRAMEQFLGRHLQGRVEKIAG, from the coding sequence ATGGGTATTCGACAAAAAATAAATATCATTTTCATCGGCTTGTTAACCCTTGGTTTGCTATCTGGCTGCGGTTGTCTGCGGGGTGAAACAGCACTGATTCCAATGAAATCGTTTTTTAAAAATCCGGAACAGACCGGGTTCCAGCTTTCTCCGGACGGCACTTCCCTGGCATTCATGAAACCCTGGGAAAACCGGATGAATGTGTTCATCAAAAAAATAGGACAAATCGGAGAGAAAAGGGTAACCCGGTCAACGGCAAGGGATGTTGCCGGCTTTTTCTGGGCCAACAACAATCGTATTGCCTTTCTACAGGACAGGGGCGGCAATGAAAATTTTCACCTGTTTGCCGTGGACATTGATGGAAGCAACCTAAAGGAGTTGACCCCCTTTGAAGATGTCCGGGTCAATATTGTTGACGACCTGGAAGAAATCAAAGATGAGATGCTCATCGGCATGAACAGGAGAGACCCCCGTGTGTTTGATGTATACCGCATCAACATTGATACCGGAAGGATGGAGATGATTGCCGAAAATCCGGGAAACATCCAGGGATGGCTCACGGACAATGATGGCCGGCTCAGAATAGCAATGGCCACAGATGGTGTTAACCAATCTTTGCTGTACAGGGAAACAGAAAAAGAGCCGTTTAAAACCATTGTTACAACAAATTTTAAAGAGAAACTGTCCCCTTTGTTTTTCACCTATGACAACCGGTTTGTCTATATGGCATCCAACCTTGGCCGGGACAAAACCGCTGTTTACAAATATGATATTGCTGACAATAAAGCGTTGGAATTGATCTATGAACACCCAGATGTCGATGTTTCTCATCTTTTGAGAAGCAAAAAGCGCCATAAAATTACCGGGGTGGCCTATGTGACGGACAAACGCCATTATCATTTTTTTGATGACCAAAGAGGGGCGCTCCAGGCAGACCTGGAAAAACGCCTTCCCGGCTATGAAGTCAATATTGCCAGCAGCAGCCGGGATGAAACCAGAATACTGGTGAGAACTTACAGTGACAAATCTTTGGGGGCCTACTATTTTTATGATTTAATCACCAAAAAATTCATAAAGATAGCGGATGTGAGTCCATGGCTGGATGAAAAAACAATGTGCGATCAGAAACCGATCTCCTATGAATCCCGTGATGGGCTGACCATCCATGGCTACCTGACCCTTCCCAAGGGGGGAGCACAGAATCTTCCGGTGGTTGTGAATCCCCATGGTGGCCCCTGGGCAAGGGATTACTGGGGCTTTAATGCCGAAACTCAGTTTCTGGCTAACCGTGGATATGCCGTGCTGCAGATGAATTTCAGGGGCTCGACCGGCTATGGTAAGGCTTTCTGGCAGGCTGGCTTTAAAAAATGGGGAAAAGAGATGCAGGACGACATCTCTGACGGTGTGGCCTGGCTGATAGACCAGGGGATTGCCGATCCGGCCAGGATCGGCATCTATGGCGGTTCCTACGGTGGTTACGCAACCCTTGCGGGAATGGCATTTACCCCGGAGCTCTATGCCTGTGGCGTTGATTATGTGGGCGTTTCCAATATTTTTACCCTGCTTTCAACCCTGCCGCCTTACTGGGAGCCGGGCAGGCAGAAATTTTATGAAATGATTGGTGATCCGGTAAAAGACCGCGCGCTTTTAGAAGCGATATCCCCGGTATTTCATGCAGATAAAATCAAGGCGCCCCTGTTGGTGGCCCAGGGGGCAAATGACCCCAGAGTTAAGAAAGCCGAAGCCGATCAGATTGTCAACGCTTTAAAAAAACACAATATTGAGGTTCACTATATGCTCAAGGAAGATGAAGGCCATGGATTTCATAATGAGGAAAACCGGTTTGATTTCTACCGGGCCATGGAACAATTTTTGGGCAGGCATCTCCAGGGCAGGGTGGAGAAGATTGCAGGGTAA
- a CDS encoding MFS transporter, translated as MFLLMTAFYTIPVNIALYLQENGLGDSRMAGFAMAVMTASSFLTGLAFGRLNKRIGQWLPTLSLSGFAISFYGLSAYPSIVLLFCFLILNGIAFGILVPSIMNGVTRKTATSSGTAGTSVVTSFLFAGQFASPLLTGGVSVLIFGPGTANIFLTLAFGIGTAAVLALLAKLISPNPSEQD; from the coding sequence ATGTTTTTGCTCATGACGGCCTTTTACACCATTCCAGTAAACATTGCCCTGTACCTCCAGGAAAATGGCCTTGGAGACTCCCGGATGGCAGGATTTGCCATGGCCGTTATGACAGCTTCCTCGTTTTTAACCGGTCTTGCCTTTGGTCGTCTGAATAAACGTATCGGCCAATGGCTTCCGACATTAAGCTTAAGTGGATTTGCCATCTCTTTTTACGGCCTATCAGCCTATCCTTCCATTGTTTTGCTGTTTTGTTTTCTCATTTTAAATGGCATTGCTTTTGGTATTCTGGTGCCGTCTATCATGAATGGCGTAACCCGAAAAACTGCAACATCTTCAGGCACGGCTGGCACTTCGGTGGTCACCAGTTTTCTGTTTGCCGGCCAGTTTGCAAGTCCTCTGCTTACCGGTGGGGTCTCCGTACTCATTTTTGGTCCAGGCACTGCCAACATCTTTTTAACTCTGGCTTTTGGGATCGGCACAGCTGCGGTCCTGGCACTATTGGCAAAATTGATTTCCCCCAACCCATCCGAGCAGGATTAG
- a CDS encoding CHC2 zinc finger domain-containing protein, with product MTKRFSSRELFKLRNNIPVDILIRDHLQIPSKIRDGFFRFLCPLCNEFQTAVNPATNLARCFRCEKNFNTIDLVMVVRKYGFRDSVLYLQELPVPPHIPAGALAGIVAGIGRPIPGGR from the coding sequence ATGACGAAGAGATTCTCATCCCGTGAATTATTTAAACTGCGAAACAACATTCCTGTGGATATACTGATCAGGGATCATTTACAGATCCCGTCGAAAATCAGGGACGGCTTTTTTCGTTTTTTATGCCCCTTGTGTAACGAATTTCAAACCGCAGTAAATCCGGCCACCAACCTGGCCAGGTGCTTCCGGTGTGAAAAAAATTTCAACACCATCGATCTTGTCATGGTGGTCAGAAAATATGGATTCCGGGACAGTGTCTTGTACCTGCAAGAACTGCCTGTGCCTCCCCATATTCCGGCAGGGGCTTTGGCCGGGATTGTCGCCGGTATCGGCCGCCCTATCCCAGGGGGACGGTAA
- a CDS encoding ATP-binding protein, with protein MKEDFISDKRRISYLSATYNRIYRGKSVLIEGDFGAGKTRFLQLLRPKKLHAVWVESLFNIHEILAAILKELNYDTTATYRRTPQYLKMIRNLSNCFIIIDEASDLDTRVWPYLKRIIDAGVPMVFAGQPNVRTYLSRNHPDILSRLKTLMLYPIVVEDFIENCKDIQQEAVEQIYMAVKGDMRKFEEICTDCRDRAKELGYKFVDVNLALEFISDLPPQ; from the coding sequence ATGAAAGAAGATTTTATCAGTGATAAGCGCCGGATATCTTATCTGAGCGCCACCTATAACCGGATTTACCGGGGAAAAAGTGTGCTCATTGAGGGTGATTTCGGGGCAGGGAAAACCCGGTTTTTACAATTGCTGCGGCCTAAAAAGCTTCATGCTGTATGGGTGGAGTCCTTGTTCAACATACACGAAATCCTGGCTGCCATATTAAAAGAATTGAATTATGATACCACCGCCACCTATCGCAGGACCCCACAATACCTGAAAATGATTCGCAACCTGTCCAACTGCTTTATTATCATTGATGAAGCCAGCGATCTGGACACCCGGGTCTGGCCATATCTCAAACGAATCATTGATGCAGGCGTACCCATGGTCTTTGCCGGACAGCCAAATGTCAGAACCTATTTGAGCCGCAACCACCCAGACATACTCAGCCGACTGAAAACCCTCATGTTGTATCCCATAGTAGTGGAAGATTTTATTGAAAATTGCAAAGATATCCAGCAAGAAGCCGTGGAGCAAATTTATATGGCCGTCAAAGGCGACATGAGAAAGTTTGAAGAAATCTGTACAGACTGCCGAGACAGGGCAAAAGAACTGGGTTATAAATTTGTCGACGTCAATCTTGCCCTGGAATTTATCTCGGACCTGCCTCCTCAATAA
- a CDS encoding MFS transporter, with protein MIRIAVLSLSLLTVMSGAAVAPAMADIIAFFPDASALLGKMVLTTPALSIIPVALLTGMLSNRVPRKRLIYTGIFFYIAGGFGGGMADSIPFLLFMRAILGIGVGILMPLSTGIIADLWSGYEKTKTMGYASASTNLGGVIATLLSGLLASISWRASFYIYLLGVPVWLLVFFFLPEQYPKQAQEKQPGDQIQIM; from the coding sequence ATGATTCGAATTGCCGTGCTTTCCCTCTCATTGCTCACAGTAATGTCCGGTGCGGCTGTGGCCCCGGCCATGGCAGACATCATTGCTTTTTTCCCGGATGCATCAGCCCTTTTGGGTAAGATGGTGCTCACCACACCGGCCTTGAGCATTATCCCGGTGGCACTGCTCACCGGCATGCTCAGCAACAGGGTTCCCCGAAAACGGCTAATCTACACCGGCATTTTCTTCTATATTGCTGGCGGGTTCGGAGGAGGCATGGCCGATTCCATTCCGTTTCTGCTATTCATGCGTGCCATTCTCGGCATCGGGGTGGGAATTCTCATGCCACTGTCCACCGGGATCATCGCGGATTTGTGGTCAGGATATGAAAAAACCAAGACCATGGGGTATGCTTCTGCATCCACCAATCTTGGCGGCGTCATCGCGACCTTGCTGTCAGGACTCCTGGCATCCATCAGCTGGCGGGCTTCGTTTTATATCTATCTACTCGGGGTGCCGGTCTGGCTACTGGTCTTTTTCTTTTTGCCGGAGCAGTATCCCAAACAAGCGCAGGAAAAGCAGCCGGGTGATCAGATTCAAATAATGTAA
- a CDS encoding diguanylate cyclase domain-containing protein, which produces MTFRPPDRHRVSLLTCRKALGTDTKGIDIGQDWTENIGGSIGILIYPETGREIKTLVGQANNAMYKVREAGRNGYCLDREEPCCLDRNING; this is translated from the coding sequence ATGACGTTCCGGCCCCCGGATCGACATCGCGTGTCACTTCTGACATGCAGAAAAGCTCTTGGCACTGATACAAAAGGAATTGACATCGGCCAAGATTGGACGGAAAATATTGGAGGAAGCATTGGAATATTGATCTATCCTGAAACTGGGCGGGAAATAAAAACCCTGGTAGGACAGGCAAACAATGCAATGTACAAAGTGAGGGAGGCGGGACGAAACGGATATTGTCTTGACCGGGAAGAACCATGTTGCTTGGACAGGAACATTAACGGTTGA
- a CDS encoding helix-turn-helix domain-containing protein, with amino-acid sequence MGKAIKDIRKKKNMTQGDLADITGTSVKFISDVERGKETTQMDKVFDLVRALGIQIYLTIDPFFPKDNR; translated from the coding sequence ATGGGAAAAGCGATAAAAGATATCCGCAAGAAGAAAAATATGACCCAGGGAGATCTGGCCGATATCACCGGGACCAGCGTAAAATTTATTAGTGACGTCGAACGTGGGAAAGAAACAACTCAAATGGATAAAGTGTTTGATTTGGTGAGAGCTTTAGGCATTCAAATCTATTTGACCATAGATCCGTTTTTTCCAAAGGATAACAGATGA
- a CDS encoding type II toxin-antitoxin system HipA family toxin has protein sequence MNNKNRLLIFWDEQIVGTLERHQKGKVVFQYSQGWLDNAGRPISFSLPCSEKQYPPAVSTAFFENLLPENNARTILAFNHRFDKKDTFAFLENFGADCAGALSILPDGDNIDFTPGQYECINTELIETLDKIMADPGKFTLFPEMKKARLSIAGAQDKLPIYFEGNDFYLPLTSGSATTHILKPANAGFPDIQRNETFCMDLAQKIGLPVPESRLIKIGAHELFVINRYDRKKTEKKVIRIHQEDFCQAMGLPADRKYQESGGPGFLQCRRIVDEFLFKQGTDVRTNFARIMTFNYLIGNHDAHAKNFSILHGNDPTFAPFYDLLSTQVYPLDNKFAMAIGKTYRLERVKEHSLKEFAQDINIRPQKLISLMDEIRQAVNKVYLPLITEHEKKYGASKIYNDLIKVITGNLERINKICDTQEDKFST, from the coding sequence ATGAATAACAAAAACAGACTGTTAATTTTCTGGGATGAACAAATTGTTGGTACATTGGAACGGCATCAAAAGGGAAAAGTTGTATTCCAATATTCCCAGGGTTGGCTCGATAATGCTGGCCGTCCTATTTCTTTTTCCCTACCATGTAGCGAAAAGCAGTACCCACCTGCAGTCAGTACTGCTTTTTTTGAAAACTTGCTTCCAGAAAATAATGCCAGAACGATTCTGGCTTTCAATCATCGATTTGACAAAAAAGATACATTCGCCTTTCTTGAAAACTTTGGTGCGGATTGTGCTGGAGCCCTTTCAATTCTTCCTGATGGAGATAATATAGACTTTACACCCGGACAATACGAGTGCATCAATACAGAACTGATAGAAACCCTTGATAAGATAATGGCTGATCCAGGGAAATTTACGTTGTTTCCGGAAATGAAAAAAGCCAGGCTTTCGATTGCCGGGGCGCAGGATAAGCTTCCCATTTATTTTGAGGGCAATGACTTTTACCTGCCACTCACCTCCGGCTCTGCAACTACCCACATTCTAAAACCCGCAAATGCTGGCTTCCCAGACATTCAAAGGAATGAGACATTCTGCATGGACCTGGCTCAAAAAATAGGATTGCCCGTTCCCGAGTCGAGGCTGATTAAAATTGGTGCCCATGAACTTTTTGTCATAAATCGTTACGATCGAAAAAAAACAGAGAAAAAAGTTATACGTATCCATCAGGAAGATTTTTGCCAGGCCATGGGGTTACCGGCAGATAGAAAATATCAGGAAAGTGGTGGGCCAGGTTTTTTACAATGCAGAAGAATTGTTGATGAATTCCTTTTTAAACAAGGAACAGATGTCCGAACGAATTTTGCACGAATAATGACATTTAACTATTTGATTGGAAATCATGATGCACACGCAAAAAACTTTTCCATCCTCCATGGCAATGACCCAACATTCGCACCTTTTTATGATTTACTGTCCACGCAAGTTTATCCTTTGGACAATAAGTTTGCCATGGCTATAGGTAAAACGTATCGGCTTGAGAGGGTAAAGGAGCATTCATTAAAAGAATTCGCCCAGGACATCAATATCCGGCCTCAAAAACTTATTTCCTTGATGGATGAGATAAGGCAAGCAGTGAATAAAGTTTATCTTCCTTTGATTACTGAACATGAAAAAAAATATGGTGCGTCTAAAATTTATAATGACCTCATTAAGGTCATTACCGGTAATCTTGAACGTATCAATAAAATTTGCGATACTCAGGAGGATAAATTTTCTACTTAA
- a CDS encoding Fic family protein, with translation MPLKNKTKFRNWTQADPANNLLGPSRDQVEILTVCKREQAIPDLLTMVGRTGRTKFHTDLLNPLLGQGLVEMTIPDKPKSSKQRYRITEKGHRCLTNLGARKF, from the coding sequence ATGCCCCTCAAAAATAAAACCAAATTTCGGAACTGGACCCAGGCTGATCCAGCCAACAACCTTTTGGGACCAAGTCGGGACCAAGTTGAAATTTTGACCGTATGCAAGAGAGAACAGGCTATTCCAGATCTATTAACCATGGTAGGTAGAACGGGTCGGACCAAATTCCACACAGATCTTTTAAATCCCCTGCTTGGACAGGGGTTGGTGGAAATGACCATTCCGGACAAGCCCAAAAGCAGCAAACAGAGATACCGTATCACAGAAAAAGGGCACCGCTGTTTAACCAATTTAGGGGCTCGGAAATTTTAA
- a CDS encoding type II toxin-antitoxin system RelE/ParE family toxin, producing MDIFFKTKKLQKICSTKRAAVKELGPKGGKKLMQRLSELSAAITLSDISYLPPPRLHELSGNRKGQFSVDLDHPYRLLFIPANESIPMRDDGGMNKEKIDQIEISEIEDTH from the coding sequence ATGGATATATTCTTTAAGACAAAAAAGTTGCAAAAAATATGCTCAACAAAAAGAGCGGCAGTTAAAGAGCTTGGACCAAAGGGAGGCAAAAAGCTTATGCAAAGACTGTCAGAATTAAGTGCAGCTATAACATTAAGTGATATTTCCTACCTTCCACCTCCCCGCCTTCATGAACTTTCAGGAAATCGGAAAGGACAATTTTCTGTAGACCTTGATCATCCATACCGGTTGTTATTTATCCCAGCGAATGAATCAATTCCAATGAGGGACGATGGTGGGATGAATAAAGAAAAAATTGACCAGATTGAAATCTCTGAAATTGAAGACACCCACTAA
- a CDS encoding helix-turn-helix domain-containing protein, whose protein sequence is MVKAKKQYGFSPDYAVSPGETLKETVEFKGMTQKELSKRTGLTVQSINRIYNGDQPINYETANKLELVTGVPARFWNNLESKYREQLETVKELKRLNADIGWLESIPVSELTKRGLIQKSDKKTLQLRETLKFFGVSSVSSWEEIWVEPKVATRRSQCFESRPGHAATWIRIGEILAMDIECRSFDKTLFKQALQNIRSLTLKSPREFIPQMIQICAQAGVAISLVPEMPKVPWSGATKWLTPKKAMIIINLRGKSEDKFWFSFFHEAGHVINDNKKSLYINDHSDDPVEKRADEFAANILFPDGCRDQIPSLTTKVQIKKFAKKLNLSPGIVAGQYQFLTGNWSWYKDLIKKFVWENNILKQKEPLS, encoded by the coding sequence ATGGTAAAAGCAAAAAAGCAATATGGTTTTAGCCCTGATTATGCCGTCTCGCCAGGGGAAACATTGAAAGAAACGGTAGAATTCAAAGGCATGACTCAAAAAGAATTATCCAAAAGAACAGGCTTGACCGTTCAGTCGATCAATCGAATATATAACGGTGATCAACCGATTAACTATGAAACTGCGAACAAGCTTGAGCTTGTCACAGGTGTTCCTGCAAGATTTTGGAATAATTTAGAATCAAAATATCGAGAACAGCTTGAAACAGTTAAAGAGCTGAAACGTTTAAATGCAGATATTGGCTGGCTTGAATCCATACCCGTTTCTGAACTAACAAAGAGAGGGTTGATTCAGAAATCAGACAAAAAAACACTACAATTAAGGGAAACGTTAAAATTTTTTGGAGTGAGTAGTGTTTCTTCATGGGAAGAAATATGGGTTGAACCAAAAGTTGCAACACGGCGTTCTCAATGCTTCGAATCTCGACCTGGACATGCAGCTACATGGATTCGAATTGGAGAAATTCTTGCAATGGATATCGAATGTAGATCCTTTGATAAGACTCTTTTTAAACAGGCGTTACAAAACATACGAAGTTTAACTCTCAAATCTCCTCGAGAGTTCATCCCTCAGATGATCCAAATATGTGCACAGGCAGGTGTCGCAATTTCGTTGGTACCGGAGATGCCAAAAGTGCCGTGGAGCGGCGCGACTAAATGGTTAACCCCTAAAAAGGCAATGATAATAATTAACCTCAGAGGGAAAAGTGAAGATAAATTCTGGTTTTCTTTTTTCCATGAAGCTGGCCATGTGATAAATGATAATAAAAAGTCTCTCTACATAAATGATCACAGCGATGATCCAGTTGAAAAAAGAGCCGATGAGTTTGCTGCAAACATTCTCTTTCCCGATGGCTGCAGGGACCAAATACCTTCCCTTACTACCAAGGTGCAAATAAAAAAATTTGCTAAAAAATTAAATTTAAGCCCTGGTATTGTTGCCGGGCAGTATCAATTTCTTACAGGTAACTGGTCCTGGTATAAAGATTTGATAAAAAAATTCGTTTGGGAAAACAACATATTAAAACAAAAAGAGCCCCTAAGTTAA
- a CDS encoding DNA methyltransferase: protein MDYLSEDDRNLRRRLRVYGRQLGDVRSAKTQKQEMDRLVEEVAYEHWHRMLFARFLAENNLLMYPDPDDPVAVTLEECEALAGDEGAKNGWELAARYAARMLPQIFRPDSPSFELILPPEHQQRLERLLAELEPEVFLASDSLGWVYQLWQTKRKDEVNSSEVKIGARELPAVTQLFTEPYMVSFLLDNSLGAWWAGKRLTENDLKTAESEEALRHKASLDGVPLAYLRFVQDEDGAWAPAAGTFDAWPKTLAELKTLDPCCGSGHFLVAAFLMLVPMRMELEELSAKAAVDAVLRDNLHGLELDQRCVELAAFALALTAWSYPDAGGYRVFPELNVACSGLSISAKKDEWLAFAGGDNC from the coding sequence TTGGACTATTTAAGCGAGGATGACCGGAACCTTCGCCGCAGACTTCGTGTGTACGGCCGTCAGCTGGGGGATGTCAGAAGCGCCAAAACACAAAAACAGGAGATGGATCGGCTGGTTGAAGAGGTTGCCTACGAGCACTGGCACCGCATGCTCTTTGCCCGGTTTCTGGCAGAGAACAATCTGCTCATGTATCCCGATCCTGATGATCCGGTTGCGGTCACCTTGGAAGAGTGTGAGGCTCTTGCCGGGGACGAAGGTGCAAAAAACGGCTGGGAACTTGCGGCCCGTTATGCGGCCCGGATGTTGCCCCAGATCTTCAGGCCTGATTCTCCCTCCTTTGAGTTGATTCTGCCGCCGGAGCATCAGCAACGCTTGGAACGCCTGTTGGCAGAGCTTGAACCGGAGGTCTTCTTAGCATCTGATTCCCTGGGCTGGGTGTATCAATTATGGCAGACAAAGCGAAAAGACGAGGTGAATAGCTCCGAGGTGAAGATAGGCGCCCGGGAACTGCCCGCCGTTACCCAGCTTTTTACCGAGCCTTATATGGTCAGCTTTCTGTTGGATAACTCCCTTGGGGCATGGTGGGCAGGTAAACGGCTGACCGAAAATGATTTAAAAACGGCTGAAAGCGAAGAAGCGCTTCGTCATAAAGCATCCCTTGATGGCGTGCCCCTGGCGTATCTGCGATTTGTACAGGATGAAGATGGTGCATGGGCTCCGGCAGCAGGAACCTTTGACGCTTGGCCGAAAACTTTGGCTGAACTTAAAACCCTTGATCCCTGTTGCGGGTCGGGCCATTTTCTGGTGGCTGCCTTTTTGATGCTGGTGCCCATGCGCATGGAACTGGAAGAATTGTCAGCCAAAGCGGCTGTGGATGCGGTGTTAAGGGATAATCTCCATGGTCTTGAGCTGGATCAGCGTTGTGTGGAGTTGGCCGCCTTTGCCTTGGCACTCACCGCCTGGTCTTATCCCGATGCCGGAGGTTACAGGGTTTTTCCAGAATTAAATGTTGCCTGCTCAGGGCTTTCAATTAGTGCCAAGAAGGATGAATGGTTGGCTTTTGCTGGTGGTGACAATTGTTAA
- a CDS encoding ATP-binding protein, with translation MNINKLELDEALKKGESLALEFKSDLKSLPDRDLIAAVVSLANTEGGNLLLGVEDDGAVTGLHPNHQNTAGLPALIANRTTPSLSVMVEAIEIGGVKIARIVVPKSRGLVSTSDGLLLRRRLKLDGTPEAVPFYPHEFIQRQSSMGLLDPSAAMVPELLAEDLNPLERHRLREAIRRYGGDQSLLPLADNELDGALGLSTLVDGVARPTVAGLLLLGKETDIRRLLPAHEVAFQVLHGTNVRVNEFFRKSLLQTFEDVEQLFKARVEEEEIQVGLFRVPIPNYDRRAFREAFVNALVHRDFARLGAVHVRIDEHGLSISSPGGFVEGVTLENLLVVAPRSRNPLLADIIKRVGLAERTGRGIDRIFEGMLRYGKPAPDYTMSDSFTVMVQMFNANADLDFLKMILEHEEKSGVMPIDSLIILARLCEERRLTTTDFVKATQKPEAAIRSIIEKLCEAGMVEAHGVGRGRTYMLSAKVYQQTGDKSAYVRQAGFDRIQQEQMVLKYIDVHGSIKRADVADLCKISPFQASRLLKKMSEAGTIQPKGRGKGTFYERR, from the coding sequence ATGAACATAAATAAACTCGAATTAGATGAAGCACTCAAGAAGGGAGAGAGCCTGGCGCTTGAGTTTAAGAGTGATCTCAAGTCTTTGCCCGATCGTGATCTTATTGCTGCGGTGGTTTCCCTTGCAAATACCGAAGGAGGGAACCTTTTGCTGGGGGTCGAAGACGATGGTGCCGTTACAGGATTGCATCCCAACCATCAAAATACGGCAGGCCTTCCCGCATTGATTGCAAATAGAACCACTCCGTCCCTATCGGTAATGGTTGAAGCCATCGAGATCGGAGGCGTGAAAATAGCCCGGATTGTTGTTCCCAAATCAAGAGGTTTGGTTTCTACGTCTGATGGGCTTTTGTTGAGACGTCGTTTGAAACTTGATGGCACCCCTGAAGCCGTTCCTTTTTATCCCCACGAATTTATCCAGCGTCAATCTTCCATGGGGCTGTTGGACCCAAGTGCGGCAATGGTTCCTGAATTATTGGCAGAAGATTTAAATCCATTGGAGCGCCATCGGTTGCGGGAAGCCATTCGCCGGTACGGGGGGGACCAATCTTTGTTACCCCTGGCTGATAATGAGCTGGACGGGGCGCTGGGGTTGTCAACCCTTGTTGATGGTGTGGCCAGGCCAACGGTTGCAGGATTACTTTTGCTGGGAAAAGAAACGGATATACGCAGATTGCTTCCTGCCCATGAAGTGGCCTTTCAAGTTCTGCATGGCACCAATGTCCGCGTGAATGAATTTTTTCGCAAATCGCTTTTGCAGACGTTTGAAGATGTGGAACAGCTTTTTAAGGCGCGGGTTGAGGAAGAGGAGATCCAGGTTGGACTGTTCAGGGTCCCGATTCCAAACTATGATCGTCGGGCCTTTCGCGAAGCCTTTGTCAATGCGCTTGTTCATCGCGACTTTGCAAGGCTTGGTGCGGTGCATGTACGGATAGATGAGCATGGACTCTCCATCTCAAGCCCCGGCGGATTTGTCGAAGGCGTTACCCTGGAAAATCTCCTGGTTGTGGCCCCCCGTTCCCGTAATCCCCTGCTTGCAGATATCATCAAACGGGTTGGCCTGGCCGAGCGTACCGGCCGCGGTATTGATCGCATTTTTGAGGGAATGCTTCGTTACGGCAAACCTGCGCCGGATTATACCATGTCTGATTCCTTTACCGTCATGGTTCAAATGTTCAATGCAAATGCCGACCTTGATTTCTTGAAAATGATTTTGGAGCACGAAGAAAAATCCGGTGTGATGCCCATTGACAGTCTGATCATTCTTGCCCGACTTTGTGAAGAGCGGCGTCTCACCACAACGGATTTTGTGAAAGCCACTCAAAAGCCTGAAGCCGCTATTCGCAGCATCATCGAAAAACTTTGTGAGGCCGGAATGGTTGAAGCCCATGGCGTCGGCCGCGGACGCACCTATATGCTCAGTGCAAAAGTTTATCAGCAGACAGGAGATAAATCTGCCTATGTTCGTCAGGCAGGTTTCGATCGAATTCAGCAGGAGCAGATGGTGCTTAAATATATTGATGTCCATGGTTCCATAAAACGGGCGGATGTGGCGGATCTATGCAAGATCAGTCCTTTCCAGGCCAGCCGGTTGCTGAAAAAAATGTCGGAAGCCGGGACGATTCAGCCCAAAGGGCGGGGCAAGGGAACCTTTTATGAGCGGAGGTAA